A window of Limosilactobacillus sp. WILCCON 0051 genomic DNA:
GCGGCATCTGATCAAGGCGGTGGGCGAACCAGCTGAACGTTTCCATGAAGACGCGCTGCGGATGATGCGGGCCGTGCGTTTTGCCAGCAAGCTGAACTTTAAGATTGATGAGCCAACCAAGCAGGGCATCAAAGACAACGCACCGCTGCTGGAAAAGATTGCCGTGGAACGGATTCGGGTTGAATTTGAAAAGCTGCTGTTAGGACAGAACCCTGTGGCCGGACTGACCGATCTGATTGAAACTGATCTTTACCGCTATTGTCCGAAACTTGCTGATCAAAAGACGGCTCTTGATCAGCTGCTGGACCTAAAGCCATGGCAGCTGAAAACAGAAGCTGAGGCCTGGGCGGTGCTGATGAGAGTCATGCAGCTGGATCATGCCCAGCGCAATGCCTTTTTAAAAGCTTGGAAGACCTCCAATGATCTGATCAGCGCCGTGCAGAAAATCGTTTTGGCAGCCGATGCGATTTTAAATGATCAGCTGACGCCAGCAATTCTGTTTGCTACTGGAGAAAAGCTTTTGATCAGTGCCAATCGAGTCGCGGCATTATTTGGTCAGTCGCAAGAAGAACTTGACCTGCGTGATCGCTACCAGGCACTGCCGATCAAAAACGCCAAGGAATTGGCAGTCAATGGCGGCCAATTGATCAAGCTGGCGCACGTCAAGCCGGGGCCGAAGATGGGCAGAATTCTGCATCAGCTTCAGCAACAGGTCTTAGATCGGAAGCTGCCCAACGATCAAAACGCGTTATTAGCAGCAGCGGCACAATTAGCAAAAGAGGATGGCAATGAAAACATTAAGAGCTGAAAATCTAACCAGTACGTATGGCGAAAAAACACTGTTTAAAGACGTTTCGTTCATTATCAACGAACAGGACCGCATTGGCTTGATCGGCACCAACGGCAGCGGCAAGACCTCGCTTTTAAACGTTATCAGCGGCGCGGTCAGCCCTGAAGCCGGCGAGATCATCAAGCCCAGCGACTATTCGATTGGCTTTTTGAAGCAGCAGCCAGACCTGGATGAAGAAAAAACGATCATGGATGCCGTGTTTGCTGGCGGGCAGCCAGTCTTTCAAACGATTCGGCAATATGAAAAAGCGCTGCTGGATTATAGCGCACACCCTGAAGACTCCAGATTGAGCGATCGTTTTACCAAGATGCAGGCTGCTATGGATCAAGAGGACGCCTGGGAAGCCGACAGCCGCGTCAAGACGATTTTGACGCAGCTGAAAATCAATGATGCCAACCAAAAAATCAAGGAGCTTTCAGGTGGTCAGCGCAAGCGGGTTGGCCTGGCTCAGGTTTTGATTCAAGAACCCGATCTGCTGATGTTAGATGAGCCAACCAACCATTTGGACATCGACTCGATCATGTGGCTGCAGGACTATCTGGCCAGTTATCGTGGGGCCGTGCTGGTCGTTACGCATGATCGCTACTTTTTGGATCAGGTTGCCAATCATATCTGGGAGCTGTCGTTTGGCAAGCTTTACCATTATGACGGCAACTATCAGGACTTCGTAGCCCAAAAAGCGACCCGGGTTGAACTGGCACAGGAAGGCGAGCGCAAGCGGCAGGCCCTTTATAAAAAAGAGCTGGCCTGGATGCGGCATGGAGCCAAGGCGCGCTCAACCAAGCAAAAGGGCCGGATCAATCGTTTTAACGAACTCAAGGACAACCTAGGCAAGCTTAAAGTCGATGAGGACATCTCGATTGAACTGGGCTCGCAGCGGCTGGGTAAAGACGTCATTGAGATGCAGCATGCCAATCTTAAGTATGGCGATCGTGAAATTTTAGACGACTTCAACTGGCTGGTGCAGGCCGGCGATCGAATCGGCATTACCGGCGAAAACGGTGCCGGCAAGACCTCGCTTTTAAATGTGATTGCTGGCCGCACCAAGCTTGATTCAGGCGTTTTGAAGATTGGCGAGACCGTTAAGCTGGGATACTACACGCAGCAGACGGAAGGCATTGATGACGACAAGCGCATGATCAGCTATCTGACTGAAGTGGCTGACAACGTGGTCGATAAAAACGGCAATCGGGTCAACGTTACGCAGCTGCTGGAGCGTTTCCTGTTTCCACGGTTTATGCATGGGACGCTGATTCGGAAGCTTTCTGGTGGTGAAAAGCGGCGGCTGTATCTGTTGAAGATCTTGATGCAGCAGCCAAACGTCCTGCTTTTGGATGAGCCGACCAACGATTTGGACATTGGCACGCTGACGGTATTGGAAGACTATTTGGACGATTTCGCTGGAACGGTCATTACGGTTTCGCACGACCGCTACTTTTTGGACAAGGTAGCCGATAATCTGCTGATCTTCCATGGTCAGGGCAAGATTGAGCGCTACCGCGGCTACTACACTGAATATCTCAAAAAGGCCCAAGCTGATGCACAGGCGGCTCAGGCAGCTAAATCCGCAGCCAAGGCAGCTGCCAAGAAAACGGCCTCGCCTGCTAAACCAGCCAACACTGCCAAGGTAAAGACCAAGCTGACCTATGCCGAAAAACTGGAATGGGATCATATTGACGAAGAAATCGATCAGCTGGATACGCGCCAAAAACAGATTGAAGAAGAAATGGCAGCTAATGGCGATAACTACGCTAAACTGGCTGAACTGCAAAAAGAACTGGATGAGGTCCAAAAAGCTTTGGCAGAAAAAACCGAACGCTGGGAATATCTCAGCGAGTTTGTGGATGAATAGGCGGTCTTAATCAAGAGCCAGTCAGCTGGTGATATGTTAAAATGGAACTTATTTGAACAGCGAAAGGAAGATTAGACATGGCAATCAATGATAATGAACAGCAGTATCTGGATCTGGCCCGCTACGTATTAGAGCATGGGCACGAAAAAAGCGATCGAACGGGAACGGGAACGCGCTCGGTTTTCGGCTATCAGATGCATTTTGATCTCAATGCCGGTTTTCCAATTCTAACCACCAAGTTTGTTCCGTTTGGTCTGGTCAAAAGCGAGCTGCTGTGGTTTTTGCGCGGCGATACCAACATTCGCTTCCTGCTGCAGCATAAGAATCATATCTGGGATGAATGGGCCTTTAAAAAATGGGTGGAAAGTCCAGAATATCAAGGCCCTGACATGACGGATTTTGGTCACCGCTGGCTTAAGGACCCTGAATTTAAAAAGGTCTATCTCGAAGAAAAAAAGGCCTTTTGCGAGCGCATCTTGAATGATGATGAGTTTGCGCAAAAATATGGTGATCTGGGGCTGGTCTATGGCTCACAATGGCGGCACTGGAAAACCAGCGATGGCCATTACATTGATCAGATTGCCAAAGTCATCGAACAGATCAAGACCACGCCGGATTCACGCCGGATGATCGTTTCGGCCTGGAATCCAGAAGACGTGGACAGCATGGCATTGCCGCCTTGCCACACGATGTTTCAATTCTACGTCAACGATGGCAAGCTGAGCTGTCAGCTGTATCAGCGCAGTGCCGATATTTTCTTGGGCGTGCCGTTCAACATTGCCAGCTATGCGCTTTTGACGCACATGATTGCCAAGGAATGCGGCCTGGGCGTGGGCGAGTTCGTGCATACTTTAGGAGATGCGCATATCTACAGCAATCACATTGAACAGATCAAAGAACAGCTTTCCCGAACGCCGCATCCAGCACCAAAACTGATTCTGCCGGCCGATCCAAAACCAGTTGATCAGTATGAGATGGAAGACATTAAGCTGGAAAACTATGAGCACGAGGCCGGGATCAAGGCCCCAGTTGCTGTTTAAGAGGTGTTTTTATGAATCAGCTGGACTTTATCTGGGCTCAGGATCCAGACGGCTATATTGGCAAAAACGGCACCATGCCATGGCATCTGCCTGCCGATTTGAAGCATTTTAAAGCCGTGACGCTCAATCATCCGGTAATTATGGGTGCCAATACGTTCAAGTCGATCGGCCGGCCACTGCCGAAACGCGAAAATATCGTCTTGACGCATCAAAAACTGGCCGATGACAAGATTACGGTGGTACACAGTGTCGAAGAGCTAAAGGAGCTGCTAGCGGATCGCTTGGCTGACCAGCGCTGTTTTGTCATTGGCGGAGCACAGATCTATCAAACGCTGCTGCCATTAGCTGGCGATCTTTATCGAACGGTGGTTGAACGGCGCTTTGGCGGAGATACCAAAATGCCGGCCATTGACTATCAGGGATGGCGTTTGGCAGATGTGGAGAAAATAAAAAGCGATCAGCCGGACGTTCCCGACTGCCGCTTTGAGCATTGGATTAAAAACTAGACGTAAAATAGGATCGAAAAGTAGATGAATGCCGTGCCGACCATGACAAAAAGATGCCAGATCAGATGCGTGTAACGGGTTGGCATGCTGTAGAGCAGGGCGCCCAGCGTATAGGTGATGCCTCCCGCCAGCAGCAGGCCAAAGCCAATTGGTCCCAAGGCGTGCCAAAGCGGCCAAAATGCCAGCACGCACATCCAGCCCATGATCACGTAGAAAATCGTCGACCATTTGCTCTTTTTTTGAAACCAGATGCTTTTATAGATGATGCCAGCAGCTGCCATGGCCCAGATAATGCCAAACAGCGTCCAGCCCTGCCAGCCTTTAATGGCCACCAGACAGTATGGCGTGTAGCTGGCGGCAATGACCAGGTAGATCATATCGTGGTCCAGAATCTGAAAGACCCGTTTAGCGCGAGTAAAGATCAGCGAGTGAAACAGCGTTGAGGCTAAAAAGAACAGGACTAAAGCCGCGCCATAGATTGAAAAAGTAACGATACGCATGGGGCTGCCGGTATGGACCGCCCGCACGATCAAGATCACCAATCCGGCAATGGCCAGGGCTGCACCAACACCGTGAGTAATGGCATTGGCGATTTCAATTAAAAGAGTTTGGCGACGTGAGGTTGAATTTTTCATCTGCAAGCTGAATACTCCTTTCATAAAAGTGCTCGGCAATGAAATCAGCCGTTATTTCTGCTATACTAAAGTTAATTATCAAGGCAGTTTGCATGCCCGGCAGACTAAGTTTATAATGTATTTAGTCTTTAAAATAATGTATCTAGTTTACGATACTAGATACATTATATCAAACTTGATCAGGAAGTGGGTAATTTCCATGTCAAAGATTAAAATTGTGGCTGACTCTTCAGCTGGCCTTACCGATGAAGAAATTAAAAAATATGATATTACGATCGTACCGCTGTCAGTAATGATTGACGGGACGGTTTATGTTGAACGCGAAACGATCACCAACGATCAGTTCCCAACGATGATGAAAAATGCCAAGTCGCTGCCAAAAACCTCGCAGCCGCCAATTGGCAAGTTCGTTGATGCCTTTGATCAGGCGGGGGCAGATGGCAGCGAGGTTCTGTGCGTGACGATGATGGCATCGATCAGTGGCACGGTTCATGCTGCTGAGCAGGCTGCCAACCTAACCAAGACCAAGGTAACGGTATATGACTGCCAGTCAACCGACCGCGGCATGGCCTTTCAAATCATTGAAGCCGCCAAGGTGATTGCAGACGGCGGAACGGTTGATGATGCAATTGCCAAGATGAAGGACGTTTTGCAAAAGAGCAAGCTGTATCTGGCAATCGATAATCTCGATAATCTGGTAGCGGGTGGTCGAATCAGCAAGTTTGCCGGTGCGCTGTCTCGATTTATGAACATCAAGGTCATGCTGCAGGTTTATGATGGCGAGATCCACGTAGCTTCCAAGGGTCGCGGCATGAAGGCGATTCATAAGGAATGGGATAAGATCCTAGACGAGATGGCAAATGGTCCTAAGGTTTTGGGTGTTGGCATCTCGCATGTTGAAGGCATGAGTGAAGTTGAACGGCTTAAAGAAAAGGTTCAGGCTATCTGTCCAGAGCTGCCGATCGTCGTTCGCGAAACAGTGCCGATTATTGCAACGCATACGGGCTTGGGTGCCTGCTGCCTGCTTTACTATACTGAATAGTCAGAAAGTCTGATGCCGGATCGCATCGGACTTTTTTATTGCCGTATATGTATAAAAAATGAATAAAAATTATTAATCCATTAAGGTAAAATGATTTAATTTATTTAAATAAAAGGGAATATTGGCAGTGATAAACGTTAAAACAGCTGGAATTCAGTAGTTTTCAACTTAAAATCAATGCTTTTTCAATTAATATGTAAGCGCTTGATTTTGAAACAATAAACATAAATTTCAAAAATATGCTTGACAAACGTATAGCTATCCATTAAATTAAATAACAATCTATATGTCCTTTAAATTTAGTCCCGTGAGGCTAGCAAGGCAGCATCGTTTAAATTTGGTCGACGTTTTGGTCGCGCTTTTAAACAATATGTTGGAGCACTGGTTCACGAGTCGTGGAGCAGTGCTTTTTTATTGGACAAATTTTGTAAGGAGTTTGGCGAAATGAAAGAATTTTATGATGCGATGGCCATGAAACGTGCCTTAACGCGAATCACCTACGAAATTGTCGAAAGCAACAAAGGAA
This region includes:
- a CDS encoding DegV family protein translates to MSKIKIVADSSAGLTDEEIKKYDITIVPLSVMIDGTVYVERETITNDQFPTMMKNAKSLPKTSQPPIGKFVDAFDQAGADGSEVLCVTMMASISGTVHAAEQAANLTKTKVTVYDCQSTDRGMAFQIIEAAKVIADGGTVDDAIAKMKDVLQKSKLYLAIDNLDNLVAGGRISKFAGALSRFMNIKVMLQVYDGEIHVASKGRGMKAIHKEWDKILDEMANGPKVLGVGISHVEGMSEVERLKEKVQAICPELPIVVRETVPIIATHTGLGACCLLYYTE
- a CDS encoding ABC-F family ATP-binding cassette domain-containing protein; protein product: MKTLRAENLTSTYGEKTLFKDVSFIINEQDRIGLIGTNGSGKTSLLNVISGAVSPEAGEIIKPSDYSIGFLKQQPDLDEEKTIMDAVFAGGQPVFQTIRQYEKALLDYSAHPEDSRLSDRFTKMQAAMDQEDAWEADSRVKTILTQLKINDANQKIKELSGGQRKRVGLAQVLIQEPDLLMLDEPTNHLDIDSIMWLQDYLASYRGAVLVVTHDRYFLDQVANHIWELSFGKLYHYDGNYQDFVAQKATRVELAQEGERKRQALYKKELAWMRHGAKARSTKQKGRINRFNELKDNLGKLKVDEDISIELGSQRLGKDVIEMQHANLKYGDREILDDFNWLVQAGDRIGITGENGAGKTSLLNVIAGRTKLDSGVLKIGETVKLGYYTQQTEGIDDDKRMISYLTEVADNVVDKNGNRVNVTQLLERFLFPRFMHGTLIRKLSGGEKRRLYLLKILMQQPNVLLLDEPTNDLDIGTLTVLEDYLDDFAGTVITVSHDRYFLDKVADNLLIFHGQGKIERYRGYYTEYLKKAQADAQAAQAAKSAAKAAAKKTASPAKPANTAKVKTKLTYAEKLEWDHIDEEIDQLDTRQKQIEEEMAANGDNYAKLAELQKELDEVQKALAEKTERWEYLSEFVDE
- a CDS encoding dihydrofolate reductase codes for the protein MNQLDFIWAQDPDGYIGKNGTMPWHLPADLKHFKAVTLNHPVIMGANTFKSIGRPLPKRENIVLTHQKLADDKITVVHSVEELKELLADRLADQRCFVIGGAQIYQTLLPLAGDLYRTVVERRFGGDTKMPAIDYQGWRLADVEKIKSDQPDVPDCRFEHWIKN
- a CDS encoding hemolysin III family protein encodes the protein MKNSTSRRQTLLIEIANAITHGVGAALAIAGLVILIVRAVHTGSPMRIVTFSIYGAALVLFFLASTLFHSLIFTRAKRVFQILDHDMIYLVIAASYTPYCLVAIKGWQGWTLFGIIWAMAAAGIIYKSIWFQKKSKWSTIFYVIMGWMCVLAFWPLWHALGPIGFGLLLAGGITYTLGALLYSMPTRYTHLIWHLFVMVGTAFIYFSILFYV
- a CDS encoding thymidylate synthase, giving the protein MAINDNEQQYLDLARYVLEHGHEKSDRTGTGTRSVFGYQMHFDLNAGFPILTTKFVPFGLVKSELLWFLRGDTNIRFLLQHKNHIWDEWAFKKWVESPEYQGPDMTDFGHRWLKDPEFKKVYLEEKKAFCERILNDDEFAQKYGDLGLVYGSQWRHWKTSDGHYIDQIAKVIEQIKTTPDSRRMIVSAWNPEDVDSMALPPCHTMFQFYVNDGKLSCQLYQRSADIFLGVPFNIASYALLTHMIAKECGLGVGEFVHTLGDAHIYSNHIEQIKEQLSRTPHPAPKLILPADPKPVDQYEMEDIKLENYEHEAGIKAPVAV
- a CDS encoding CCA tRNA nucleotidyltransferase — translated: MKIEKLPAVFEPARPILQRIEQAGYEAYFVGGCVRDTILGDPIHDIDIATSAYPAEIKQIFNRTVDTGIEHGTVMILDHGVGYETTTFRTESGYQDFRRPDSVTFVRSLAEDLKRRDFTINALALKENGEVIDLFDGLGDLKRHLIKAVGEPAERFHEDALRMMRAVRFASKLNFKIDEPTKQGIKDNAPLLEKIAVERIRVEFEKLLLGQNPVAGLTDLIETDLYRYCPKLADQKTALDQLLDLKPWQLKTEAEAWAVLMRVMQLDHAQRNAFLKAWKTSNDLISAVQKIVLAADAILNDQLTPAILFATGEKLLISANRVAALFGQSQEELDLRDRYQALPIKNAKELAVNGGQLIKLAHVKPGPKMGRILHQLQQQVLDRKLPNDQNALLAAAAQLAKEDGNENIKS